A single Halarcobacter anaerophilus DNA region contains:
- a CDS encoding Rid family detoxifying hydrolase, giving the protein METIESKNLPEAIGPYSQAIRANGFIYTSAQVPLSKEGKLVEKDIKVQTRQVLENLKVLLEDSKSSFRRVVKVNIYLENMDDFGIVNVLFSEAFGDHKPARTTIASKELPMGSMIVMDAIALPEDYC; this is encoded by the coding sequence ATGGAAACAATAGAGAGTAAAAATTTACCTGAAGCAATAGGACCTTATTCACAAGCTATTAGAGCAAACGGATTTATTTATACATCTGCTCAAGTACCTTTGTCAAAAGAGGGTAAATTAGTTGAAAAAGATATAAAAGTACAGACAAGACAAGTTTTGGAAAATCTTAAAGTTTTATTAGAAGATTCAAAAAGTTCTTTTAGAAGAGTTGTAAAAGTTAATATTTATTTAGAAAATATGGATGATTTCGGAATCGTAAATGTACTTTTCTCGGAAGCTTTCGGTGATCATAAACCGGCAAGAACAACAATTGCTTCAAAAGAACTTCCAATGGGTTCAATGATTGTAATGGATGCAATTGCTCTTCCTGAGGATTACTGTTAA
- the dnaG gene encoding DNA primase produces MITKDSIENLKNHLDVVDVISQFIELKKSGANFKACCPFHGEETPSFVVSPQKQIYHCFGCGAGGDAISFVMEHEKLSYPETIEKLASMYNVTLNYDNTNQKKQDFRVLEEVNKFYQKLFVSNKTAKEYIYSRGISEFSVEKFEIGYAPSSKDTINFLKNNYFNLAEAKELGVIDTGQNGLYSRFIERITFPIYSINGKIVGFGGRTITGHNAKYINSPQTKVFNKSRLLYGYNIAKENIYKRNRIIVTEGYLDVIMLHQAGFNTAVATLGTALTKEHLPLLRRGEPKVIVAYDGDKAGLNAAFKASVMLSQSEFEGGVVIFGGGKDPADMVNEGKVEELNKIFANPMPFIPFAIDYIISKYNINNPSEKQKALLETNDYLKSLGLIYQDEYKRYIAQKLNIRESLVKVSTDVNRKKELNLTKIDIAELSVIKYILEDKKSLDNILDIVDETMFEFHKNEFIMAVKEPDNTLLNGILLNENILDYNYEELHRQLFRFLIKFYSNRLREIQYNKSYEFREKANLLRKIKDNIYQLKQGKLVSYNL; encoded by the coding sequence ATGATAACAAAAGATTCTATTGAAAACCTTAAAAATCACCTTGATGTTGTTGATGTAATTTCCCAATTTATCGAGCTTAAAAAAAGCGGTGCAAACTTTAAAGCCTGCTGTCCTTTTCACGGTGAAGAGACTCCCTCTTTTGTAGTAAGTCCCCAAAAGCAGATTTACCACTGTTTTGGATGCGGAGCAGGGGGTGATGCTATAAGTTTTGTAATGGAGCATGAAAAACTCTCTTACCCTGAGACTATTGAAAAATTGGCTTCAATGTATAATGTAACGCTTAATTACGATAATACAAATCAAAAAAAACAAGATTTTAGAGTTCTTGAAGAGGTTAATAAATTTTATCAAAAACTTTTTGTTTCCAATAAAACTGCAAAAGAGTATATCTATTCAAGGGGAATTTCCGAGTTCTCCGTAGAAAAATTTGAAATAGGGTATGCTCCAAGTTCAAAAGATACGATTAATTTTTTAAAAAACAACTATTTTAATCTAGCAGAGGCAAAAGAATTAGGGGTAATAGATACGGGTCAAAACGGACTTTATTCAAGATTTATTGAAAGAATCACTTTCCCTATTTATTCTATTAACGGAAAAATAGTGGGTTTTGGAGGAAGAACGATAACAGGGCACAATGCCAAATATATAAATTCTCCTCAAACAAAAGTTTTTAATAAATCAAGACTTCTTTACGGATATAATATTGCAAAAGAGAATATCTATAAAAGAAACAGAATAATCGTTACTGAAGGTTATTTGGATGTTATTATGCTTCATCAAGCAGGATTTAATACAGCTGTTGCCACACTAGGAACAGCTTTAACCAAAGAACATTTACCTCTTCTTAGACGAGGAGAGCCAAAAGTAATAGTAGCTTATGACGGAGATAAAGCCGGATTAAATGCTGCTTTCAAAGCTTCTGTAATGCTTTCTCAAAGTGAGTTTGAAGGTGGAGTCGTGATTTTTGGCGGAGGAAAAGATCCTGCTGATATGGTAAATGAAGGCAAAGTTGAAGAGCTGAATAAAATATTTGCAAATCCAATGCCTTTTATACCTTTTGCTATAGATTATATTATTTCCAAATATAATATTAACAATCCAAGCGAAAAACAAAAAGCTCTTTTGGAAACCAACGATTATCTAAAATCTTTGGGGCTTATTTACCAAGATGAGTATAAAAGATATATAGCTCAAAAATTAAATATAAGAGAGAGTTTGGTAAAAGTATCCACAGATGTAAATAGAAAAAAAGAGTTAAATCTTACAAAAATCGATATTGCCGAATTATCGGTAATAAAATATATTTTAGAGGATAAAAAATCTTTGGACAATATTTTGGATATTGTTGATGAAACTATGTTTGAATTTCATAAAAATGAGTTTATTATGGCTGTAAAAGAGCCTGATAACACTCTTTTAAACGGTATTTTATTAAATGAAAATATTTTAGATTATAATTATGAAGAGTTACATAGACAGCTATTTAGATTTTTGATTAAATTTTACTCAAACAGATTAAGAGAGATTCAATATAATAAAAGTTATGAATTTAGAGAAAAAGCAAATCTTCTTAGAAAAATTAAAGATAATATTTATCAGTTAAAGCAGGGTAAATTAGTAAGTTATAATTTATAA
- a CDS encoding tetratricopeptide repeat protein translates to MYKEKRARKDYRRLLRRFEIGKLKEEDYVHLYKTYNLPFDSIILLASTFVHKGNYTKAISVYLTLLEHVTDRVKKEELLELLGSTYFKSGFMQRAKEIFLRILKFSPRNEKALDYLLIINEKLKDYQSAKDNIECLEEIGADIEKEKVYIETLSIINDPLESFEKKSEKLYKIFQTNPEVQRLVAQFYLQFNKKFFWEHLNEFDFKKMVDLMWYLNFDDIDFDEVAKNDFLNELYNAKGYLDTLNHSKDFVFDILIALNNHDHKIPATIDFEFMCNSCKQIHPIYDSRCPHCHGILTLEVKYNLVKSLNETNQSLQ, encoded by the coding sequence TTGTATAAAGAGAAAAGAGCCAGAAAAGATTATAGAAGACTTTTAAGAAGATTTGAGATCGGTAAATTAAAAGAAGAGGATTACGTACATCTTTATAAAACCTATAATCTGCCCTTTGATTCTATTATTCTTTTGGCTTCTACTTTTGTTCATAAAGGAAATTATACCAAAGCAATTTCAGTCTATCTGACTTTATTGGAACATGTAACAGACAGAGTAAAAAAAGAAGAATTACTTGAGCTTTTAGGAAGTACTTATTTTAAAAGCGGTTTTATGCAAAGAGCAAAAGAGATATTTTTAAGAATATTGAAATTCTCACCAAGAAATGAAAAGGCTTTAGACTATCTTCTAATAATAAATGAAAAACTAAAAGATTATCAAAGTGCAAAAGATAATATTGAGTGTTTAGAAGAGATCGGTGCAGATATTGAGAAAGAAAAAGTTTATATAGAAACTCTTTCTATAATAAACGATCCTCTTGAATCTTTTGAAAAAAAGAGTGAAAAGCTTTATAAAATATTTCAAACAAATCCGGAAGTTCAAAGATTAGTAGCACAATTTTATCTGCAATTCAACAAAAAATTTTTTTGGGAACACCTAAATGAATTTGATTTTAAAAAAATGGTTGATTTAATGTGGTACTTAAATTTTGATGATATAGATTTTGATGAAGTAGCAAAAAACGATTTTCTAAACGAACTTTATAATGCAAAAGGGTATTTAGACACTTTAAATCACAGTAAAGATTTTGTTTTTGATATTTTAATTGCATTAAATAATCATGACCATAAAATTCCTGCAACAATAGACTTTGAATTTATGTGTAATTCATGTAAACAGATTCACCCCATTTATGATTCAAGATGTCCGCACTGTCATGGAATATTGACCTTAGAAGTAAAATATAATTTAGTAAAGAGTTTAAATGAAACAAATCAATCTCTACAGTGA
- the rnhA gene encoding ribonuclease HI, translating into MKQINLYSDGSSLGNPGPGGWGTILEYKGKERELCGGREDTTNNQMELLGVIEGLKALKEPCDVTIISDSSYVVKGINEWLKSWIKNNWKTAAKKPVKNVDLWQEYVKVSKSHKINALWVKGHDGHEYNERCDILARSYAEKLKGE; encoded by the coding sequence ATGAAACAAATCAATCTCTACAGTGACGGTTCTTCTTTGGGAAATCCGGGTCCAGGAGGCTGGGGAACAATTTTAGAGTATAAAGGCAAAGAGAGAGAACTTTGCGGCGGCAGGGAAGATACAACCAACAATCAAATGGAGCTTTTGGGCGTTATTGAAGGATTAAAAGCTTTAAAAGAGCCTTGTGACGTGACGATTATTTCGGATTCTAGTTATGTTGTAAAAGGGATAAACGAGTGGCTTAAAAGCTGGATAAAAAACAACTGGAAAACGGCTGCAAAGAAACCTGTGAAAAATGTAGATTTATGGCAAGAGTATGTAAAAGTTTCAAAATCACACAAAATTAATGCATTATGGGTAAAAGGGCACGACGGACATGAATATAATGAAAGATGTGATATACTAGCCCGGTCATATGCAGAAAAATTAAAAGGAGAATAA
- the rnc gene encoding ribonuclease III → MTDYAKLEKCLDYQFKNKDLIIEALTHKSYKKPYNNERLEFLGDAVLNLIVGEYLFKKFPNSNEGDLSKIRASLVNETGFTKLANKIKLGEYIFISNAEERNKGRTKASILSDAFEAIMGAVYLESGLDTLKPIILKLLESSYDKINLDVLFSDYKTALQEVTQAEFGTIPEYKIEGSYGPDHKKEFEVSIWIDGKTYGKAIGKSKKLAQQAVAKIAIDKLKGKKG, encoded by the coding sequence ATGACAGATTACGCAAAATTAGAAAAGTGTTTGGATTATCAGTTTAAAAATAAAGATCTGATAATCGAAGCACTTACACATAAAAGTTATAAGAAACCTTATAACAATGAAAGATTGGAATTCTTAGGAGATGCCGTATTAAATCTGATTGTAGGGGAGTATTTATTTAAAAAATTTCCTAATTCAAATGAAGGAGATCTTTCAAAAATAAGAGCTAGTTTGGTAAATGAAACAGGTTTTACAAAATTGGCAAACAAAATAAAACTAGGAGAGTATATCTTTATTTCAAATGCAGAAGAGAGAAATAAAGGAAGAACAAAAGCTTCAATCCTTTCAGATGCTTTTGAAGCAATTATGGGAGCTGTCTATTTAGAATCAGGACTAGACACACTTAAACCTATAATTTTGAAACTGCTTGAAAGTTCATACGACAAAATTAATTTGGATGTTCTGTTCAGCGATTATAAAACAGCTTTACAAGAAGTTACCCAGGCTGAATTCGGGACAATACCTGAATATAAAATTGAGGGTTCGTACGGTCCTGATCATAAAAAAGAGTTTGAAGTTTCAATCTGGATTGACGGAAAAACTTACGGAAAAGCAATAGGAAAAAGCAAAAAACTGGCTCAACAAGCAGTTGCCAAGATTGCAATTGATAAATTAAAAGGGAAAAAGGGATGA
- the aroC gene encoding chorismate synthase, with protein sequence MNSFGQKFRFTTFGESHGKALGCIVDGIPAGLKIDETFIQEEMDRRKPGKNAFATARSEGDKVEILSGVFEGLSTGTPIAMVIFNENQKSKDYTNIKDLFRPGHADFTYFHKYGIRDYRGGGRSSARETAARVAAGAIAKLMLNELNIKVQSGICEIDGIKASKADFEFAKKSEIFSLDKDKEDFQKEAVLNAKKEHNSVGGVALVNVKNCPIGLGEPMYFKLDSQIANAMMSINAVKGVEIGDGFESASKKGLENNDEIRSTGFKTNHSGGILGGISNGEDINVKIYFKPTPSIFLKQETIDINNNEVDCELKGRHDPCVAIRGSVVAESMMALVLADMLLLNMSSKIENIKKVYN encoded by the coding sequence ATGAATAGCTTCGGTCAAAAATTTAGATTTACAACTTTTGGAGAAAGCCACGGAAAAGCTTTAGGCTGTATAGTTGACGGTATTCCGGCAGGACTTAAAATAGATGAAACTTTTATTCAAGAAGAGATGGATAGAAGAAAACCCGGGAAAAATGCTTTTGCTACAGCAAGAAGCGAAGGTGACAAAGTTGAAATTCTAAGCGGAGTTTTTGAAGGATTAAGTACGGGAACTCCTATTGCCATGGTTATTTTTAATGAAAATCAAAAAAGTAAAGATTATACAAATATAAAAGATCTGTTTAGACCCGGACATGCAGACTTTACCTACTTTCATAAATATGGAATAAGAGACTACAGAGGCGGAGGAAGAAGCAGTGCTAGAGAGACTGCCGCAAGAGTTGCAGCAGGAGCAATTGCAAAACTTATGTTAAACGAACTTAATATAAAAGTTCAGAGCGGGATTTGTGAAATTGACGGAATAAAAGCTAGCAAAGCAGATTTTGAATTTGCAAAAAAATCGGAAATTTTTTCATTAGATAAAGATAAAGAGGATTTTCAAAAAGAAGCAGTTTTAAATGCTAAAAAAGAGCACAACTCGGTTGGAGGAGTTGCCCTTGTAAATGTAAAAAACTGCCCTATAGGACTTGGTGAACCGATGTATTTTAAACTTGATTCCCAAATTGCAAATGCAATGATGAGTATAAATGCCGTAAAAGGTGTTGAAATCGGAGACGGTTTTGAAAGTGCAAGTAAAAAAGGTCTTGAAAATAATGATGAAATAAGAAGTACAGGCTTTAAAACAAATCACAGCGGAGGGATTTTAGGAGGAATTAGTAACGGTGAAGATATAAACGTAAAAATATATTTCAAACCGACTCCTTCAATTTTCTTAAAACAAGAAACGATAGATATAAACAACAATGAAGTCGATTGTGAACTAAAAGGAAGACACGATCCTTGCGTAGCAATCAGAGGAAGCGTAGTAGCTGAATCAATGATGGCTTTGGTTCTTGCGGATATGCTTTTACTTAATATGAGTAGTAAAATTGAAAATATTAAAAAAGTTTACAACTAA
- a CDS encoding YnfA family protein: protein MIFELIIYFLAALFEIFGCYSFWMVFKLQKSYIWLIPGFISLILFAFLLTKINLEFAGRAYAVYGGIYIVSSLIWLFIIEKQNFNKWDILGSIIVFIGITIILLGNKGFRF from the coding sequence TTGATTTTTGAACTTATAATATACTTTTTGGCTGCCCTTTTTGAAATATTCGGATGTTATAGCTTTTGGATGGTATTTAAACTTCAAAAATCATATATTTGGCTTATACCAGGTTTTATTTCACTAATACTCTTTGCTTTTTTACTAACAAAAATAAATCTGGAATTTGCAGGCAGAGCTTACGCCGTATATGGAGGAATTTATATAGTTTCATCTTTAATTTGGCTTTTTATAATAGAAAAACAAAATTTCAATAAATGGGATATTTTAGGCTCTATTATAGTTTTTATAGGCATTACAATAATTTTATTAGGAAATAAAGGTTTTAGGTTTTAA
- a CDS encoding helix-turn-helix domain-containing protein, whose product MSTGIKESIFNTVKSNSRIKLPKESAFIKSEAINVNSGIKIYKNDFKIYKDSVANYESDFSGITINICFNANHFYISELSDFRINPLANHTIVNYITKDKGQIFYKKDSEIKNIMIYLEPKFLKEFFRNNEKAKRSIKSIETQEFCQSIKVKKTDLKTKVCALEIYNCLCSSAYDVLFVQGKVLEILSYELIDLFENNKDKKEQNVKFSSYDIKALYKAKEILSSNLKESPSISELSKMIKLNEFKLKYGFKNFFDTTPRNFLIENRMIKAKKLLENSELNISEIAYEVGYKQAHNLSTAFVKYYGVKPKDIIKNRKFYY is encoded by the coding sequence TTGTCAACAGGTATAAAAGAGAGTATTTTTAATACCGTAAAATCTAATAGCAGAATTAAACTTCCCAAAGAGAGTGCTTTTATAAAAAGTGAAGCGATAAATGTAAACAGTGGAATTAAAATATATAAAAATGATTTTAAAATCTATAAAGATAGTGTGGCAAACTATGAATCGGATTTTAGTGGAATTACTATTAATATATGTTTTAACGCAAACCACTTTTATATAAGCGAGTTATCGGATTTTAGGATAAACCCTCTTGCAAATCATACTATTGTAAATTATATTACAAAAGACAAAGGACAAATTTTTTATAAAAAAGATTCTGAGATAAAAAATATTATGATATATCTTGAACCGAAGTTTTTAAAAGAGTTTTTTAGAAATAACGAAAAAGCAAAACGAAGTATCAAAAGTATTGAAACTCAGGAATTTTGTCAATCAATAAAGGTAAAAAAAACCGATCTTAAAACAAAAGTTTGTGCCCTTGAAATCTATAATTGTTTATGTAGCAGCGCTTATGATGTTTTATTTGTTCAAGGCAAAGTTTTAGAGATATTATCTTATGAGTTAATTGATTTATTTGAGAATAATAAGGATAAAAAAGAGCAAAATGTAAAGTTTAGTTCTTATGATATAAAAGCTTTATATAAAGCAAAAGAGATATTAAGCTCAAACTTAAAAGAGTCTCCTTCTATCTCGGAACTTTCCAAAATGATAAAATTAAATGAATTTAAACTAAAATACGGGTTTAAAAATTTTTTTGATACTACTCCTAGAAATTTTTTAATCGAAAACAGAATGATAAAAGCAAAAAAACTTTTAGAAAACAGTGAATTAAATATCAGTGAAATAGCTTACGAAGTAGGGTATAAACAAGCTCACAATTTAAGTACGGCTTTTGTTAAATATTATGGAGTAAAACCTAAAGATATTATTAAAAACAGAAAGTTTTATTATTAG
- a CDS encoding TonB-dependent receptor, whose translation MNKTKRLMFSFIASSLLVSCVNAEKISNTKKIEEVTVTAQRTEQSLSTVSKSVSVIENETIQRRQSVNLPQLMNEEVGVSFAPDGMQSGQVVIRGFSTQNFRAPLFVNGDRFRGRNTLEYMLLDPNQVERVEIIRGPASSLYGTDSFGGVINVITKRATGDVTAPFHMTDSYYNVEYQSVNDGLAHRLQLGGIGNGFDVLLGLNYRDANNYESGDGIIPNSDYRSKGYDARIGYTIAPNHRVEFISKYTTVTRGRAGGQFAAPGAGNAKGELQRVQREEPMKEQYNSFRYEGEIPSLGLDSFEASLYRRELNTHVSVIPNLNNPSVYVDSYVNGPTVYGGKFIGVHGKHKKALTSTYGMDWYFEDRDSSEQSTKGAPRVKSSPQSEQLNIGAFMLHEYTFDNDAILSGSLRYDYVKTSLDTGYITDSTTKELFNKAGDTTNYKATGGLGLIYPLWDNIDLKANVNTSFRAPSTAEVSAVGTGVYSDFRVPNPDIKPEEGITYEVGARYTNDNLISNLTFFTSDYDNLITTENITYKGLAAKQIQNIGEARIWGIEFDLDYDLPYDLSFKTNVSYLKGKDKTTDEPLEQIMPLNGFLSLKYEPESLRNYYIELTAQWAKKRTKVDKTSERERSGYFVPNIYAGFDMGKVNAFDNVSFNFGIENIFDKAYSMPTVPENIAYDTSKTNPLLQPGRNFKIAMKIDF comes from the coding sequence ATGAATAAGACAAAACGATTAATGTTCTCTTTTATAGCTAGTTCTTTATTAGTTAGTTGTGTAAATGCAGAGAAAATAAGTAACACTAAAAAAATAGAGGAAGTTACCGTTACGGCACAAAGAACGGAACAATCTTTAAGTACAGTAAGCAAAAGTGTTTCAGTAATTGAAAATGAAACAATACAAAGAAGACAAAGTGTAAATCTACCTCAACTTATGAATGAAGAAGTAGGAGTCTCTTTTGCTCCTGACGGTATGCAATCAGGACAAGTAGTAATAAGAGGATTTAGTACTCAAAACTTTAGGGCTCCATTATTTGTAAACGGAGATAGATTTAGAGGAAGAAATACTTTAGAATATATGCTTTTAGATCCAAATCAAGTAGAAAGAGTAGAGATAATAAGAGGTCCGGCTTCTTCTTTATATGGAACCGACTCATTTGGCGGGGTTATAAACGTAATAACAAAAAGAGCAACAGGGGACGTAACTGCACCTTTTCATATGACAGACTCATATTATAATGTAGAGTATCAAAGTGTAAATGACGGCTTGGCACATAGATTACAATTAGGAGGAATAGGTAACGGTTTTGATGTTCTTTTAGGCTTAAATTACAGGGATGCAAATAATTATGAATCAGGTGACGGAATAATCCCCAACTCTGATTATAGATCAAAAGGATATGATGCAAGAATCGGTTATACGATTGCTCCTAATCACAGAGTTGAATTTATAAGCAAATATACAACAGTTACAAGAGGAAGAGCAGGAGGTCAATTTGCAGCACCTGGAGCCGGTAATGCAAAAGGAGAATTGCAAAGAGTACAAAGAGAAGAGCCTATGAAAGAGCAGTATAACTCTTTTAGGTATGAAGGTGAGATTCCCTCTTTAGGTTTAGACTCTTTTGAAGCTTCTCTTTACAGAAGAGAGTTAAATACTCATGTAAGTGTTATTCCAAATCTAAATAATCCTTCCGTTTATGTTGATTCATACGTAAACGGACCTACAGTTTACGGAGGTAAATTCATAGGTGTTCACGGAAAACATAAAAAAGCTCTAACCTCAACTTATGGAATGGATTGGTACTTTGAAGACAGAGACAGTAGCGAACAAAGTACAAAAGGAGCACCTAGAGTTAAATCTTCTCCTCAGTCAGAACAGTTAAACATAGGTGCTTTTATGTTGCATGAATATACTTTTGATAATGATGCAATTTTAAGCGGAAGTTTAAGATACGACTATGTAAAAACAAGTCTGGATACAGGTTATATAACCGACTCTACTACAAAAGAACTTTTTAATAAAGCAGGAGATACCACAAACTATAAAGCAACCGGAGGTTTGGGATTGATTTATCCTCTTTGGGACAATATAGATTTAAAAGCAAATGTAAATACTTCTTTTAGGGCTCCTTCCACGGCAGAAGTCTCAGCAGTAGGAACAGGTGTTTACAGTGACTTTAGAGTTCCAAATCCCGATATTAAACCTGAAGAAGGTATTACTTATGAAGTAGGAGCCAGATATACAAATGATAATCTAATATCAAATTTAACCTTTTTTACAAGTGATTATGACAATTTAATTACTACAGAAAATATTACGTACAAAGGATTAGCCGCAAAACAGATTCAAAATATTGGAGAAGCAAGAATCTGGGGGATTGAGTTTGATTTGGATTATGACTTGCCTTATGACTTAAGTTTTAAAACAAACGTAAGTTATTTAAAAGGGAAAGATAAAACTACAGATGAACCTCTTGAACAAATTATGCCTTTAAACGGATTTTTAAGTCTGAAATATGAACCTGAATCTTTACGCAACTACTATATTGAATTAACTGCACAATGGGCTAAAAAAAGAACAAAAGTAGACAAAACAAGTGAAAGAGAGAGAAGCGGTTATTTTGTTCCCAATATATATGCAGGTTTTGATATGGGAAAAGTTAATGCTTTTGATAATGTAAGTTTTAATTTCGGTATTGAAAATATTTTCGACAAAGCTTACTCAATGCCTACGGTTCCAGAAAATATCGCTTATGATACAAGTAAAACAAACCCTTTGCTGCAACCTGGAAGAAATTTCAAAATTGCCATGAAAATTGATTTTTAG
- a CDS encoding ABC transporter substrate-binding protein, with translation MRLIKLLFFLTLSSSLLFAKIEFYDQTNTKIILKNEAKKVVSIPIPLASLSISIDKDISRLSSINPVAKEAIKNGILGKIFPKSLNLSTKGVGENFIPNIEELLKLDPDLIFQWAHFGQNSIEPLKNAGLNVALLKYGKEESIEEWFKILGKAYGKEKRVKEILNYRQSVKNRLKKLTKNLKNRPRILYFLRVNQSLRVAGEDSFNDYSINLSGGENIKNFKSFKEVGIEEILKYNPEIILLNNFESNLSLNKIYDNPLLSLTNAAKNKRVYKVPLGGARWDPPGQESPLMWLWLFKLLHPKTADFDFKQEMKKAYRLLYNYDLKEEEIKTILHFNINKNSKYYKDLIQ, from the coding sequence ATGAGACTTATAAAACTACTGTTTTTTTTAACTCTTTCAAGCTCTTTGTTATTTGCAAAAATCGAATTTTACGACCAGACAAATACTAAAATTATTTTAAAAAATGAAGCTAAAAAGGTAGTAAGTATTCCTATTCCTTTGGCTTCACTTAGTATTAGCATTGATAAAGATATTTCAAGACTAAGTTCAATTAACCCAGTAGCAAAAGAGGCAATAAAAAACGGAATTTTAGGAAAAATTTTTCCAAAGAGTTTAAATCTTTCTACAAAAGGAGTAGGAGAAAACTTTATCCCAAATATTGAAGAACTTTTAAAATTAGATCCCGATTTGATTTTCCAATGGGCACACTTCGGTCAAAACTCAATAGAACCACTAAAAAATGCAGGTTTAAATGTTGCTCTTTTAAAATACGGCAAAGAGGAGTCAATTGAAGAATGGTTTAAAATATTAGGAAAAGCTTACGGCAAAGAAAAAAGAGTTAAAGAGATTTTAAACTATAGACAAAGCGTAAAAAACAGATTAAAAAAGCTAACAAAAAATTTAAAAAACAGACCCAGAATTTTATACTTTTTAAGAGTAAATCAAAGCTTAAGAGTAGCAGGAGAAGACTCTTTTAACGATTACAGTATAAACTTAAGCGGAGGAGAAAATATAAAAAACTTTAAAAGCTTTAAAGAGGTGGGTATAGAAGAGATTTTAAAATATAATCCCGAAATAATACTTCTAAATAATTTTGAATCAAACTTAAGTTTAAATAAGATCTACGACAATCCTCTTCTTAGTCTTACAAATGCCGCAAAAAACAAAAGAGTCTATAAAGTTCCTCTTGGAGGTGCAAGATGGGATCCACCGGGGCAAGAATCTCCTTTGATGTGGCTTTGGCTTTTTAAACTTTTACATCCTAAAACAGCAGATTTTGATTTTAAGCAAGAGATGAAAAAAGCCTACAGACTGCTTTATAATTATGATTTAAAAGAAGAGGAGATAAAAACTATTTTGCACTTTAATATAAATAAAAACAGTAAATATTATAAGGATTTAATTCAATGA
- a CDS encoding FecCD family ABC transporter permease, with amino-acid sequence MKIIQKYQNIILIFFLLFLFFYSLKVGRIQIDIKTIFSILLNNFTDFKSNYQELEEKIVELVRLPRVLMALVIGAGLAVAGASLQSIFRNPLAGPEILGVSSGAAFGGSLAILLFDKAIMIISLAFIFGFLSILLISFLSRINGQNPVLMVVLSGVVIGALFSALTSLLTFIADPEDKLPAIVYWLLGSLAGADFNKLLIVSIPTIFGIILIYLLRYRLNLLSLGEEEAKSLGIDIEKTKWLILATITLIISSCVAICGIIGWVGLIIPHFARMLVGANHKRLIPVSIFIGSSYLLIIDNFARTLGQSEIPLSILTAIIGAPIFIYLLRKMQNKGWNNA; translated from the coding sequence ATGAAAATTATACAAAAATATCAAAATATTATTCTAATATTTTTTCTTTTATTCCTTTTTTTCTACTCCTTGAAAGTAGGAAGAATACAAATAGATATAAAAACTATTTTTTCTATACTTCTAAATAACTTTACAGATTTTAAATCAAACTATCAAGAGTTGGAAGAAAAAATAGTAGAACTCGTAAGACTTCCAAGAGTCTTAATGGCACTTGTTATAGGAGCAGGTTTAGCTGTAGCAGGAGCCTCTTTACAAAGTATATTTAGAAATCCTTTGGCAGGTCCCGAAATCTTAGGAGTATCTTCAGGGGCAGCTTTTGGAGGTTCTTTGGCTATTTTACTCTTTGACAAAGCCATTATGATAATTTCTCTTGCTTTTATTTTTGGCTTTTTATCTATTTTATTAATCTCTTTTTTAAGTAGGATAAACGGACAAAATCCTGTTTTAATGGTTGTATTATCAGGAGTCGTTATTGGCGCTTTATTTTCGGCTTTAACTTCGCTTCTAACTTTTATTGCAGATCCTGAGGATAAACTTCCTGCTATAGTTTATTGGCTTTTAGGAAGTTTAGCAGGAGCCGATTTTAATAAACTTTTAATAGTTTCAATTCCGACTATCTTTGGAATAATATTAATCTATCTTTTAAGATATAGGTTAAATCTTCTATCTTTGGGAGAAGAGGAAGCGAAATCTTTGGGAATAGATATAGAAAAAACCAAATGGCTGATTTTGGCTACTATTACTCTAATAATCTCTTCTTGTGTGGCTATTTGCGGAATAATCGGCTGGGTCGGACTTATAATTCCTCATTTTGCAAGAATGTTAGTAGGAGCAAATCATAAAAGATTAATTCCCGTATCTATTTTTATAGGTTCTTCGTATTTACTTATTATTGACAATTTTGCAAGAACATTAGGACAAAGCGAAATTCCTTTAAGTATTTTAACGGCAATAATAGGAGCCCCTATATTTATCTACCTTTTAAGAAAAATGCAAAACAAAGGATGGAACAATGCTTAA